A window of the Henckelia pumila isolate YLH828 chromosome 3, ASM3356847v2, whole genome shotgun sequence genome harbors these coding sequences:
- the LOC140891519 gene encoding E3 ubiquitin protein ligase RIE1-like, with product MDQEYHRFFRGGDDLGPTRNSMDTSLTLPFARIATSSEQHRILVDDEPEIYSIDDDDGEDDDLAAQIRRDCGYSKPFLFLDMIWNLAFVLVSVFVILTTIQERPSTPLRLWISGYALQCFLHMGFVWAEYQRPSIDDDFEGFQDFHFHGVFSSLCHNRIIQKLESVNTVLSSIWWVFGFYWIVMGGQLLLQDSPHLYWLSVVFLAFDVFFLVFCIVVACIVFLVLFCCFPILATVAYAMTIGDGASENDIRSLPKYLYRHQSHTFENERKQVQLTPLSSHSNSMTELVLPPEDSECCICLYKYIDGVELCSLPCNHHFHHKCIAKWLRINATCPLCKLNILRGDMLV from the exons ATGGATCAAGAATACCATCGTTTTTTCCGAGGTGGTGACGATTTGGGGCCGACCAGAAACTCCATGGACACCTCACTCACACTCCCTTTTGCAAGAATAGCCACCAGTTCTGAGCAGCACAGGATCTTGGTTGATGATGAACCAGAAATTTACAgtattgatgatgatgatggtgaggatgatgatttAGCAGCTCAGATTAGGAGGGATTGTGGCTACTCAAAACCCTTTCTGTTTCTTGATATGATATGGAATTTGGCGTTTGTTCTGGTCTCTGTCTTTGTGATTTTAACCACCATTCAAGAGAGGCCCTCCACTCCTTTGCGGCTGTGGATTAGTGGATATGCTTTGCAATGCTTTCTGCACATGGGGTTCGTGTGGGCTGAGTACCAAAGGCCAAGTATTGATGATGATTTTGAAGGTTTTcaagattttcattttcatgGGGTGTTCTCTTCTCTGTGTCACAACAG GATAATTCAAAAGTTGGAGTCCGTCAACACTGTTCTTTCATCAATCTGGTGGGTCTTTGGATTCTATTGGATAGTGATGGGAGGCCAGCTGCTTCTGCAAGATTCTCCGCATCTATACTG GCTGTCGGTCGTCTTTTTAGCATTCGACGTATTCTTTCTGGTCTTCTGCATTGTGGTGGCTTGTATTGTTTTTCTGGTACTGTTCTGTTGCTTTCCGATCTTAGCTACAGTAGCATACGCAATGACTATTGGTGACGGGGCCTCGGAAAATGATATCAGATCTCTTCCAAAATATTTATATCGCCACCAAAGTCACACGTTCGAAAACGAAAGGAAACAAGTTCAGTTAACGCCACTGTCAAGCCATAGCAATTCCATGACCGAGCTTGTTCTTCCTCCAGAGGATTCT GAATGCTGCATATGCCTATACAAATATATAGATGGGGTGGAGTTATGTTCACTTCCCTGCAACCATCATTTCCACCATAAATGCATAGCCAAATGGCTCCGTATCAA